The following are encoded in a window of Staphylospora marina genomic DNA:
- a CDS encoding DUF1002 domain-containing protein: protein MNLKKLGMMALSALTAVTLLVPGTVSADAVEGETVVTLGKDLTINQQDAILNEMQVNRDDVTIIYVTNEEEHQYLGKYMSAATIGRRALSSAKITLTESGKGISVKTNKITTITDSMYANAAITAGIKDADIYVTAPTNVSGTAALTGIIKAFETATGQKIDENKKQVANEEIVRTSELAQQIGDPNKAVQFINRVKEEVAKEKPETPEEYKDIIINISNEFNINLNEQTVNQLVQFSQNFSSLNIDWDELKSQFETLRGDIANILNNETTRGILDTILEWLGDLFRAIGDFFTSSSSRQQ from the coding sequence ATGAACCTGAAAAAACTCGGAATGATGGCACTCTCCGCATTGACGGCCGTCACCCTGCTGGTACCGGGTACGGTTTCCGCCGATGCGGTGGAAGGCGAGACCGTGGTCACGCTCGGAAAAGACCTGACCATCAATCAGCAGGACGCCATTTTGAATGAGATGCAAGTGAATCGTGACGATGTCACCATCATCTATGTCACCAATGAGGAAGAGCATCAATATCTGGGGAAATACATGAGTGCGGCCACCATCGGCCGGCGTGCCCTGTCCTCGGCGAAAATCACGCTGACCGAAAGCGGCAAAGGCATCTCGGTGAAAACCAACAAGATCACCACCATTACGGACAGCATGTATGCCAACGCTGCCATCACCGCCGGGATCAAGGACGCCGACATCTATGTGACCGCTCCGACGAACGTGTCCGGCACCGCGGCCCTGACGGGAATCATCAAGGCGTTTGAAACCGCCACCGGACAAAAGATCGATGAGAACAAGAAACAGGTGGCCAACGAGGAAATCGTCCGCACCTCCGAACTGGCCCAACAAATCGGGGATCCGAACAAGGCCGTGCAGTTCATCAACCGCGTGAAAGAAGAAGTGGCCAAAGAAAAGCCGGAAACGCCCGAAGAGTACAAGGATATCATCATCAATATCTCCAATGAATTCAACATCAACCTGAACGAGCAAACCGTCAATCAGCTCGTGCAGTTCTCCCAAAACTTCAGCTCTCTCAACATCGACTGGGATGAGTTGAAATCGCAATTTGAAACGCTGCGCGGGGACATCGCCAACATCCTCAACAATGAAACCACCCGCGGAATCCTTGACACCATCCTGGAATGGCTGGGGGATCTGTTCCGCGCCATCGGTGATTTCTTCACTTCTTCCTCGTCCCGCCAGCAGTAA
- a CDS encoding M24 family metallopeptidase, with translation MQPLPLVPETEVKSRIRRFQRVLADLNVDGALITQNVDVFYLTGTMQNGALFVPQTGEPVFYVKKSITRAEQESSVAVEDMGRMKELGQRIRERFGEVKRLGLEADVLPYGLALRWLSLFPGAEAVDVAFPLRSIRAVKSGYELDKLREAAARVNEIILSLPEVIHPGMTELELSAHIENTLRLKGHTGMYRMRGYNQELCLGMVASGAAAATPTYFDGPAGGLGLSVSSPQGSSRKAIAPGEPILVDISTVVEGYIIDQTRMAVIGEMDPELERAYEVAVEIIKEAEKMGKPGVSWESLYIRSLEMAEAAGLKDHFMGFGKDQAKFLGHGVGLELDELPILAKGFSQPLEENMVIAIEPKFTFPGRGVVGIENTYQVTESGLKSITFAPEEIVRIPVR, from the coding sequence ATGCAACCGTTGCCTCTTGTTCCGGAGACTGAAGTGAAATCCCGCATCCGCCGGTTTCAGCGGGTGTTGGCCGACTTGAACGTGGACGGAGCCTTGATCACGCAAAACGTCGATGTGTTCTACCTGACCGGAACCATGCAAAACGGGGCACTTTTTGTTCCGCAAACCGGAGAGCCGGTGTTCTACGTCAAAAAAAGCATCACCCGTGCGGAACAAGAGTCGTCCGTGGCGGTGGAAGACATGGGCCGGATGAAAGAGCTGGGACAGCGCATCCGGGAGCGATTCGGCGAAGTGAAACGGCTCGGTCTTGAAGCGGACGTGCTTCCGTACGGCTTGGCCTTGCGCTGGCTTTCCCTGTTCCCGGGAGCCGAAGCGGTCGATGTCGCTTTTCCGCTCCGAAGCATCCGCGCCGTCAAGTCCGGGTATGAACTGGACAAGCTTCGTGAAGCGGCCGCAAGGGTGAACGAAATCATCCTCAGCCTTCCGGAAGTGATTCATCCGGGCATGACGGAGCTGGAGCTGTCCGCCCACATTGAAAACACGCTCCGGCTCAAGGGGCACACGGGAATGTACCGGATGCGCGGATACAACCAGGAACTGTGTTTGGGCATGGTGGCTTCCGGTGCTGCTGCCGCCACTCCCACGTACTTTGACGGGCCCGCCGGCGGTCTCGGTCTGTCCGTTTCCAGCCCCCAAGGTTCCAGCCGCAAAGCAATCGCTCCGGGCGAGCCGATTTTGGTGGACATCAGCACCGTCGTGGAAGGGTACATCATCGACCAGACCCGCATGGCCGTCATCGGGGAAATGGATCCCGAACTGGAGCGCGCGTACGAGGTAGCCGTGGAAATCATCAAGGAAGCGGAGAAAATGGGAAAACCGGGCGTGAGCTGGGAATCTTTGTACATTCGGTCGCTGGAAATGGCCGAAGCGGCCGGATTGAAGGATCATTTCATGGGCTTCGGCAAAGACCAGGCCAAGTTTCTGGGGCACGGTGTCGGACTTGAACTGGATGAACTGCCGATTCTCGCCAAAGGATTCAGCCAACCGCTTGAGGAAAACATGGTGATCGCCATCGAGCCCAAATTCACGTTCCCCGGACGTGGCGTCGTCGGCATTGAAAATACCTATCAGGTGACTGAAAGCGGTCTCAAATCCATCACGTTTGCTCCCGAGGAGATCGTTCGAATCCCGGTGAGATGA
- a CDS encoding winged helix-turn-helix transcriptional regulator, whose protein sequence is MERCICPKFEAAIEILAKKWTGLILRVLMEKNSRFRDIREQIPLMSERMLAERLKELEAHGLVQRTVYPETPVRIEYSLTAKGKALEPVLDSIQKWAEEWV, encoded by the coding sequence ATGGAGCGCTGCATATGCCCGAAGTTCGAAGCGGCGATCGAGATCTTGGCGAAAAAATGGACGGGGCTCATCCTTCGGGTTCTGATGGAAAAAAACAGCCGCTTCCGCGACATTCGGGAACAGATCCCGCTCATGAGCGAACGGATGCTGGCAGAGCGTCTCAAAGAGTTGGAGGCACACGGTCTGGTGCAGCGAACCGTCTATCCGGAGACGCCCGTCCGGATTGAATATTCGCTGACGGCCAAAGGAAAAGCCCTGGAGCCGGTGCTGGATTCCATTCAGAAATGGGCCGAAGAATGGGTGTGA
- the sdhB gene encoding succinate dehydrogenase iron-sulfur subunit — protein MSEQQYVHFIITRQDTPDSQPYTEEFKVPYRKNMNVISAFMEIQRNPVNVKGEKVAPVCWESNCLEEVCGACSMVINGVPRQACTALIDHLEQPIRIEPMRTFPVVRDLIVDRSRMFDALKRVKAWIPIDGTYDLGPGPRISETERQWRYELSKCMTCGVCLEACPNVNSKSEFMGPFVLGQVQLFNSHPTGAMNKEERIEALLEDGGIEGCGNSQNCVQACPKGIPLTTAIAKTNRDATKHMFKKWLSI, from the coding sequence ATGAGCGAACAACAATACGTACACTTCATCATCACCCGTCAGGACACTCCGGACAGCCAGCCTTACACGGAAGAGTTCAAGGTTCCGTACCGGAAAAACATGAACGTCATCTCCGCTTTCATGGAAATTCAACGCAATCCCGTCAACGTCAAGGGTGAAAAAGTGGCGCCGGTCTGCTGGGAGTCCAACTGTCTGGAGGAAGTATGCGGAGCCTGCTCCATGGTGATCAACGGTGTGCCGCGTCAGGCATGCACGGCGCTGATTGATCATCTCGAACAACCCATTCGCATCGAGCCGATGCGGACCTTCCCGGTCGTTCGTGACCTGATTGTTGATCGCAGCCGCATGTTTGATGCGCTCAAGCGGGTCAAAGCCTGGATCCCGATCGACGGCACCTACGATCTCGGACCGGGGCCGCGCATTTCCGAGACGGAACGGCAATGGCGGTACGAGTTGTCCAAGTGCATGACCTGCGGGGTATGTCTGGAAGCATGCCCGAACGTGAACAGCAAATCGGAGTTCATGGGGCCGTTCGTACTCGGTCAGGTTCAACTGTTCAACTCGCATCCGACCGGTGCGATGAACAAAGAAGAACGGATCGAAGCGCTGTTGGAAGACGGCGGAATCGAGGGATGCGGAAACTCGCAAAACTGCGTGCAAGCCTGCCCGAAAGGGATTCCGCTCACCACGGCCATCGCCAAAACCAACCGCGACGCCACCAAGCACATGTTCAAAAAATGGCTCTCCATCTGA
- a CDS encoding fumarate hydratase, with amino-acid sequence MNAFKESILRLIIETSTKLPPDAKAAIQAAKLREDAGTQAAIALATISDNIRMAEENISPLCQDTGMLTFKIKVPVGANQIEMTRDIREAVAEATRLGKLRPNSVDSLTGENSGDNLGEGTPIIKFEQWEKDHIEVRLIMKGGGCENKNIQYSLPCELEGLGRAGRDLDGIRKCILHAVWQAQGHGCSAGFIGVGIGGDRTSGYELAKEQLFRRVDDTNPNPDLAKLEAYIMEKANTLGIGTMGFGGQTTLLGCKIGSMNRLPASFFVSVAYNCWAFRRQGVAIDPKTGEIRDWLYKEQNEEKAPQTPATDSQGMTGGRTVELTTPLTEEQVRQLKVGDVVILNGLIHTGRDALHKHLMDHDSPVDLNGGVIYHCGPVMLKDKDGKWQVKAAGPTTSIREEPYQADIIKKFGIRAVVGKGGMGKKTLEGLKEHGAVYLNAIGGAAQYYAECISDVEGVHFMEFGIPEAMWHLRVKKFAAIVTMDAHGNSLHEGVEKSSLEKLAELKDPVFK; translated from the coding sequence ATGAATGCCTTCAAGGAATCCATCCTTCGTTTGATCATCGAAACGTCCACCAAGCTTCCCCCGGATGCCAAAGCGGCGATTCAGGCAGCCAAGCTGAGGGAAGACGCCGGAACCCAGGCGGCCATCGCCCTGGCCACCATCAGCGACAACATCCGGATGGCGGAAGAAAACATCTCTCCTCTCTGTCAGGACACCGGCATGCTCACCTTCAAGATCAAGGTGCCGGTGGGAGCCAACCAGATTGAAATGACCCGGGACATCCGCGAAGCGGTCGCCGAAGCCACCCGGCTGGGCAAACTCCGTCCCAACTCCGTCGACTCCCTCACCGGGGAGAACAGCGGAGACAATCTGGGAGAGGGCACGCCGATCATCAAGTTTGAGCAATGGGAAAAAGACCACATCGAAGTCCGCCTCATCATGAAAGGCGGCGGCTGCGAAAACAAGAACATCCAATACAGCCTCCCCTGTGAGCTGGAAGGGTTGGGCCGCGCCGGGCGCGATCTGGACGGAATCCGCAAATGCATTTTGCACGCCGTCTGGCAAGCCCAGGGACACGGTTGCAGCGCCGGCTTCATCGGAGTGGGCATCGGCGGCGACCGCACGAGCGGGTATGAGCTGGCCAAAGAGCAGCTCTTCCGTCGGGTGGATGACACCAATCCCAATCCCGATCTGGCCAAACTGGAAGCCTACATCATGGAAAAAGCCAACACGCTCGGTATCGGCACCATGGGATTCGGCGGCCAAACCACCCTGCTTGGCTGCAAAATCGGAAGCATGAACCGTCTGCCCGCCAGCTTCTTCGTGTCCGTGGCCTACAACTGCTGGGCGTTCCGTCGCCAGGGAGTGGCCATTGACCCGAAAACCGGCGAAATCCGCGACTGGTTGTACAAAGAACAGAATGAAGAAAAAGCTCCGCAAACTCCCGCAACCGACTCGCAAGGAATGACCGGAGGACGCACGGTGGAATTGACCACGCCGCTCACCGAAGAGCAAGTGCGCCAGTTGAAAGTGGGAGACGTCGTCATTTTGAACGGACTCATTCATACCGGGCGTGACGCCCTGCACAAACACCTGATGGATCACGATTCTCCCGTTGACCTGAACGGAGGCGTGATCTATCACTGCGGTCCGGTCATGTTGAAAGACAAGGACGGCAAATGGCAAGTGAAAGCGGCGGGACCGACCACCAGCATCCGCGAGGAGCCGTATCAGGCGGACATCATCAAGAAGTTCGGCATTCGTGCCGTGGTCGGAAAAGGCGGCATGGGCAAGAAAACCCTTGAGGGACTCAAGGAACACGGAGCCGTTTACCTGAACGCGATCGGAGGCGCCGCCCAATACTATGCCGAATGCATCTCCGACGTGGAAGGCGTCCACTTCATGGAATTCGGCATTCCGGAAGCCATGTGGCACCTCAGGGTGAAGAAATTCGCAGCCATCGTCACGATGGATGCGCACGGCAACAGCCTGCACGAAGGCGTGGAGAAATCTTCCCTGGAAAAACTTGCCGAATTGAAAGACCCCGTGTTTAAATGA
- a CDS encoding helix-turn-helix domain-containing protein has translation MNNQKGKPLLTNREREVFELLVQDKTTKEIAQQLFISEKTVRNHISNVMQKLNVKGRSQAVVELVRLGELKI, from the coding sequence TTGAACAATCAAAAAGGCAAACCCTTGTTGACCAATCGGGAGAGAGAAGTGTTTGAGCTCTTGGTTCAAGACAAAACAACCAAGGAAATCGCCCAACAGCTGTTCATCAGCGAAAAAACCGTACGAAACCACATCTCCAACGTGATGCAAAAACTCAACGTCAAAGGTCGCTCTCAAGCTGTCGTGGAACTGGTACGTTTGGGTGAGCTCAAAATCTGA
- a CDS encoding methyltransferase domain-containing protein translates to MEITYMGTVLPGFEGIARDEIVTKLRAMIVDTYRGKVLFKTDASPDSLFILRSVDNLYLFIKRFSMGPHKVHLNDLERTVARLDLTAVEKRVAPAKHVTFVVNASRSGKHTYSRFDLSEAATRGILKQRLHWVPGTAERHLLEFRLDVMDQTGLFSLRLTPPEFRWRGRNRGFSRAALRPTVAHALVWLSRPQESQTFLDPFCGSGTILAERLHYPARRMWGGDLSEEALDAARNNLHSQPHLSLHRWDARNLPLDAASVDRVVTNLPFGRQILHDGEIRPLYLGFMKELKRILSPDGQAILMTDRTDDLEAAASKLSLSCETISQVSLKGLHPKVFRIRK, encoded by the coding sequence ATGGAAATCACGTACATGGGGACGGTGCTTCCCGGATTCGAAGGAATCGCTCGGGATGAGATCGTCACCAAACTTCGTGCGATGATTGTCGACACGTATCGCGGCAAAGTTCTGTTCAAAACGGACGCATCACCGGACAGCTTGTTTATTCTCCGCAGTGTGGACAACCTGTATCTGTTCATCAAACGGTTCAGCATGGGCCCGCACAAAGTGCATTTGAACGATCTTGAGCGGACCGTGGCCCGGTTGGATTTGACGGCGGTTGAGAAAAGGGTTGCACCCGCCAAACACGTCACCTTTGTGGTCAACGCCAGCCGGTCGGGCAAACACACGTACAGCCGTTTTGACTTGTCCGAAGCGGCCACGCGCGGCATTTTGAAGCAAAGGCTGCATTGGGTGCCGGGAACGGCGGAACGGCATCTCCTGGAGTTCAGGCTGGATGTGATGGATCAAACCGGTTTGTTTTCCTTGCGGCTGACCCCGCCCGAATTCCGCTGGCGCGGTCGAAATCGGGGATTTTCAAGAGCGGCCTTGCGCCCGACGGTGGCACATGCCTTGGTCTGGCTGTCCCGGCCGCAAGAATCCCAAACGTTCCTGGATCCGTTCTGCGGATCGGGAACCATCCTGGCAGAACGGCTTCATTACCCCGCACGGCGCATGTGGGGAGGAGATCTCTCGGAGGAAGCCCTCGACGCGGCGCGGAACAATCTTCATTCACAGCCGCATTTGTCCCTTCACCGCTGGGATGCCCGAAACCTGCCCCTGGATGCCGCTTCGGTGGACAGGGTGGTCACCAATCTTCCGTTCGGGCGCCAAATTCTTCATGACGGGGAGATCAGGCCCCTTTACCTGGGGTTCATGAAGGAGCTGAAACGGATCTTGTCTCCGGACGGCCAAGCCATCCTGATGACGGACCGGACGGACGACCTGGAAGCGGCTGCCTCAAAACTGTCATTGAGTTGTGAGACGATAAGTCAAGTCAGCCTGAAAGGCCTTCACCCCAAAGTGTTTCGGATTCGGAAATAA
- a CDS encoding alkaline phosphatase family protein has protein sequence MIVVDSLMDTPLREAMQIGKAPAMEFLSRHGMYFPQVVSSFPTMSVCIDSTLLTGTHPNEHRIFGLTYYHPEERRVINFGTGLRESLAFGLRSVLRDGLQHLNQRFLSKNVRTIHEEYHGPTGSIGAMIFRGHRQVRLKLPLLPVLFGLVPRSVKAGTPEIFSLGSLHRLFPDSRPAGPFTRYGLNDKFSRMELVSLMRSGQLPPFTIVYFPKNDDAVHQKGPSWIEGIEMVDRELQEILHAFPSWEEAIEQVTFIVVGDSGQAKVIPDRKEAYVDLRKRLKGWKIMPVRRKRPRAQDQIVLCVNERMAYLYPVADSPTSVEIARALKQENKLDVIAWKEDGWIHVYSGQREGKLQFRPGDRFTDEYGQTWDLIGDLPILDLTVEEGNRIVCGVYPDVLARLHGVMDTAEQVVVVTVSPGYEMVGEKSPKHPGAAHGSLHQLDSLVPMIVCGTDRLPPSLRLIDFKRWILELLSE, from the coding sequence ATGATCGTGGTGGATTCCCTGATGGACACTCCGCTGAGGGAAGCCATGCAGATCGGGAAAGCGCCCGCGATGGAGTTTCTCTCGCGACATGGGATGTACTTCCCGCAGGTGGTCAGTTCTTTTCCCACGATGAGCGTGTGCATCGATTCCACGCTGCTCACCGGTACGCACCCGAATGAACACCGGATTTTCGGCCTGACGTATTACCATCCGGAAGAACGACGGGTGATCAATTTCGGGACCGGCCTTCGGGAATCGCTGGCGTTCGGGCTCCGTTCCGTGCTCAGGGACGGGCTGCAGCACCTGAACCAGCGCTTCCTGTCGAAAAACGTCCGAACCATCCATGAAGAATATCACGGACCGACGGGATCCATCGGAGCGATGATTTTCAGGGGACATCGTCAGGTTCGCCTGAAACTTCCCCTTCTGCCCGTCTTGTTCGGCCTGGTTCCGCGGAGCGTGAAAGCCGGGACACCTGAAATCTTTTCACTCGGTTCGCTTCACCGGTTGTTTCCCGACAGCCGCCCTGCCGGTCCGTTCACCCGCTACGGATTGAACGACAAATTTTCCCGGATGGAGCTGGTATCTCTGATGCGAAGCGGCCAACTTCCGCCGTTCACCATCGTCTATTTTCCCAAAAATGACGATGCGGTCCACCAAAAGGGGCCGTCTTGGATCGAAGGGATTGAGATGGTGGACAGGGAACTGCAGGAGATCCTGCACGCGTTTCCTTCTTGGGAGGAGGCCATCGAACAAGTCACGTTCATCGTGGTGGGGGACAGCGGGCAAGCAAAAGTGATTCCCGACCGAAAAGAAGCATACGTGGACCTGCGCAAGCGCCTCAAAGGCTGGAAGATCATGCCGGTGAGGCGAAAAAGACCCCGCGCGCAAGACCAGATCGTCCTGTGTGTGAACGAACGGATGGCCTACCTGTACCCCGTGGCCGATTCCCCGACCTCCGTGGAAATCGCCCGCGCACTCAAACAGGAAAACAAACTGGATGTGATCGCCTGGAAAGAGGATGGCTGGATCCACGTTTACAGCGGGCAACGGGAGGGCAAGCTGCAGTTCCGTCCGGGAGACCGTTTCACGGACGAGTACGGGCAAACATGGGATCTCATCGGAGATTTGCCCATTCTGGATCTGACGGTGGAGGAAGGAAACCGGATCGTCTGCGGCGTGTACCCCGATGTGCTCGCCAGGCTCCACGGGGTGATGGATACGGCCGAACAAGTGGTGGTGGTCACCGTGTCTCCCGGTTACGAAATGGTCGGTGAAAAATCTCCGAAACATCCGGGAGCGGCACACGGATCCCTCCATCAGCTGGACTCGCTGGTCCCGATGATCGTCTGCGGAACCGACCGACTGCCTCCTTCGCTTCGCCTCATTGACTTCAAGCGGTGGATCCTGGAGCTGCTTTCGGAGTGA
- a CDS encoding DNA alkylation repair protein: MPVPYLCPACGTNRSRFNVIEQVVQSVRKDPRTGEILEVIPPEDPLQHPYRAEKYRVQCGVCGVIEPEERFIQRAIHNRLS, from the coding sequence ATGCCTGTACCGTATCTCTGCCCGGCTTGCGGCACCAACCGCAGCCGGTTCAACGTGATCGAGCAAGTGGTCCAATCGGTCCGCAAAGACCCCCGCACCGGAGAAATCCTGGAAGTCATCCCTCCCGAGGATCCGCTTCAGCATCCCTACCGCGCGGAAAAATACCGGGTGCAATGCGGAGTTTGCGGCGTCATCGAGCCGGAAGAGCGCTTTATCCAGCGCGCCATTCACAATCGCCTGTCGTGA